One genomic region from Salinicola endophyticus encodes:
- the recB gene encoding exodeoxyribonuclease V subunit beta, with translation MSERVVALELDTLPLTGRHLIEASAGTGKTFTLAALYVRLVLGPLPGRETLDFPRPLTPPEILVVTFTEAATAELRERIRARLKQAREWLLASPDARRDRVLATLLSPLVAAGETACRSGARRLDQAARLMDEAAIFTIHGFCQRMLTRHAFDAGARFSAELLQEGRTLLTQVVEDYWRREFYPLDARWQRQIRAHWSGPEALAAALAPLLKDGQPQPLWVGGEAVTAPPSLETLFAGAERTLGARETIEAEVAASWDETAIRETLAQAFETGALNKRSYKAEELETRLAAYAAWLTRGEFEAAEEISDSSGRFWLGQAKLDGATRKGATPPAHPFFAALDRLAEQGRPFDAIAARVLVHARDRVAQAFAQEKRRQGVWEFADLLNDLDGALTPAAGAGDEAAAWRLAARIRHELPVALIDEFQDTDPVQYRIFSRLYRAPQSDPATTALLMIGDPKQAIYAFRGADIHTYLRARRATPSRFTLLRNFRSTEAMVAATNALFAGHPEPFGSAEIPFVAVDASAKSTRLVTRDGAPVAALGAWWPDSERYAQGDYQARMATATRAEVQRLLEGAWRFTGEHGERRLQPADIAILVRNGPEALKVRRALAEGGIRSVYLSERSSVFDTPQAFELLQLFEAVAQPRQDTRLKAALASRLLNDSPTALEALLADELAWEREVERFGDYHRLWQRRGVLPMLRAVMRDFRIAERLAARADGERALTDLLHLGELAQAAQQLLDGEQALLRWWHRALQAGETSLDSQALSQRLESDEELVQVITVHKSKGLEYPIVLLPFVCSHRPAEPDRQTQLLALRPPEGEGSVMVAGADETQRRDADLARLDEEVRLLYVALTRAIYACRLGVAHVGRGRSRGGCLHETALGRLLGSQAEDDGEALLARLQAGQRAGWLELSAPPEPPAWRLRQAQAAGATKPARRFRGTIDDDWWIASYTALIADARLGAGEDLPATLDVEVSQERDPVPRPRIRTLIDFPRGPRPGTFLHGLLERLDFDRLATPGYAQEVRREVARSLALGGYEADWAELLGDWLTQRLCQPLLRGAAGEVRLTALSAWRTELEFWLPATAAWSAPLDRLVSRLEPLPGQRPRLAPRKLNGMLKGYIDLVFEAHGRWYVLDWKSNHLGDDPADYMGERLAAAMVAHRYDLQYVLYVLALHRLLAARLEDYDYARHMGGACYVFLRGLAPAAVDTAPDPAPGAVREVPADTAPDPAPGAVHEVPADTPPDAAPEAVREVLADPAPGAFNTAPDAAPGVFFRRPSQALIEALDAWLDGDEGPANALLAMAEEIET, from the coding sequence GGCTCAAGCAGGCCCGCGAGTGGCTGCTGGCGAGCCCGGATGCGCGCCGTGACCGGGTGCTGGCGACCCTGTTGTCGCCCCTGGTGGCGGCGGGTGAGACGGCCTGTCGCAGCGGCGCGCGGCGCCTCGATCAGGCCGCGCGGCTGATGGACGAGGCGGCGATCTTCACCATCCACGGCTTCTGCCAGCGCATGCTCACCCGCCACGCCTTCGATGCCGGCGCACGCTTCTCCGCTGAGCTTTTGCAGGAGGGGCGCACGCTGCTGACGCAGGTGGTCGAGGACTACTGGCGGCGCGAATTCTACCCGCTCGATGCACGCTGGCAGCGTCAGATCCGCGCCCACTGGAGCGGCCCGGAGGCACTGGCCGCGGCGCTGGCGCCACTGCTCAAGGATGGCCAGCCGCAGCCGCTTTGGGTCGGCGGCGAGGCAGTCACCGCGCCGCCCTCGCTCGAGACCCTGTTCGCCGGCGCCGAACGCACGCTCGGCGCGCGCGAGACGATCGAAGCGGAGGTGGCCGCCAGCTGGGACGAGACGGCAATCCGCGAGACGCTCGCACAGGCGTTCGAGACGGGGGCGCTCAACAAGCGCAGCTACAAGGCCGAGGAGCTGGAGACACGCCTGGCGGCCTACGCCGCCTGGCTCACCCGCGGCGAGTTCGAGGCGGCGGAGGAGATCAGCGACAGCAGCGGGCGCTTCTGGCTGGGCCAGGCCAAGCTCGATGGCGCTACCCGCAAGGGCGCCACGCCGCCGGCGCACCCCTTCTTCGCCGCGCTCGACCGCCTGGCCGAGCAGGGCCGGCCGTTCGATGCGATCGCCGCCCGGGTACTGGTGCATGCCCGCGACCGCGTGGCCCAGGCCTTTGCCCAGGAGAAACGCCGCCAGGGCGTGTGGGAGTTCGCCGATCTGCTCAACGATCTGGATGGGGCACTGACCCCGGCGGCGGGAGCCGGCGACGAGGCCGCCGCCTGGCGCCTGGCGGCGCGCATCCGGCACGAGCTGCCGGTGGCGCTGATCGACGAGTTCCAGGACACCGACCCGGTACAGTACCGCATCTTTTCGCGGCTCTACCGCGCGCCGCAGAGCGACCCGGCGACCACGGCGCTGCTGATGATCGGTGACCCCAAGCAGGCGATCTACGCCTTCCGCGGCGCCGATATCCATACCTACCTGCGCGCCCGGCGGGCCACCCCGAGCCGCTTCACTCTGCTGCGCAACTTCCGCTCCACCGAGGCCATGGTGGCGGCGACCAATGCGCTCTTCGCCGGCCATCCCGAGCCCTTCGGCAGCGCCGAGATCCCTTTCGTGGCGGTGGACGCCAGCGCCAAGTCGACGCGTCTGGTGACCCGCGACGGCGCACCGGTGGCGGCACTCGGCGCCTGGTGGCCGGATAGCGAACGCTACGCCCAGGGCGACTACCAGGCGCGCATGGCGACGGCGACTCGGGCCGAGGTGCAGCGGCTGCTGGAGGGGGCCTGGCGCTTTACCGGCGAGCACGGCGAGCGCAGGCTCCAGCCCGCCGATATCGCGATTCTGGTGCGCAATGGCCCCGAGGCGCTCAAGGTGCGCCGGGCGCTGGCCGAGGGCGGCATTCGCAGCGTCTATCTCAGCGAGCGCTCCAGCGTGTTCGATACCCCGCAGGCGTTCGAGTTGTTGCAGCTGTTCGAAGCGGTGGCGCAGCCGCGTCAGGACACCCGGCTCAAGGCGGCGCTCGCCTCGCGGCTGCTCAACGACAGCCCCACGGCGCTGGAGGCACTGCTCGCCGACGAGCTGGCCTGGGAGCGCGAGGTCGAGCGTTTCGGTGACTATCACCGGCTGTGGCAGCGGCGCGGGGTGCTGCCGATGCTGCGCGCGGTGATGCGCGATTTTCGCATCGCCGAGCGCCTGGCCGCCCGCGCCGACGGCGAGCGCGCGCTGACCGACCTGTTGCATCTGGGCGAGCTGGCCCAGGCCGCACAGCAGCTACTCGATGGCGAGCAGGCGCTGCTGCGCTGGTGGCACCGGGCGCTGCAGGCGGGGGAGACGAGTCTCGACAGCCAGGCCCTGAGCCAGCGCCTGGAGAGCGACGAGGAGCTGGTGCAGGTGATTACCGTGCACAAGTCCAAGGGGTTGGAGTATCCCATCGTGCTGCTGCCGTTCGTCTGCTCCCACCGCCCGGCGGAGCCCGACCGCCAGACCCAGCTGCTGGCGCTGCGCCCGCCCGAGGGTGAGGGCAGCGTGATGGTCGCCGGCGCAGACGAGACGCAGCGGCGCGATGCCGATCTGGCGCGGCTCGACGAGGAGGTGCGGCTGCTCTACGTGGCGCTGACCCGGGCGATCTACGCCTGCCGCCTGGGCGTCGCCCATGTGGGGCGCGGGCGTAGCCGCGGCGGCTGTCTCCACGAGACCGCGCTGGGGCGGCTGCTCGGCAGCCAGGCCGAGGATGACGGCGAGGCACTGCTGGCGCGCCTGCAGGCCGGCCAGCGCGCCGGCTGGCTCGAGCTTTCGGCGCCTCCCGAACCGCCGGCCTGGCGCCTGCGCCAGGCCCAGGCGGCGGGCGCGACCAAGCCGGCGCGGCGTTTCCGGGGGACGATCGACGACGACTGGTGGATCGCCTCCTATACGGCGCTGATCGCCGATGCTCGGCTGGGCGCCGGCGAGGATCTGCCGGCGACGCTGGATGTCGAGGTGAGCCAGGAGCGCGACCCGGTACCGCGGCCGCGGATTCGCACGCTGATCGATTTCCCGCGCGGGCCACGGCCGGGCACCTTTCTGCACGGCCTGCTCGAACGCCTCGACTTCGACCGCCTGGCAACGCCGGGCTACGCCCAGGAGGTGCGCCGCGAGGTAGCGCGCAGCCTGGCCCTGGGCGGCTACGAGGCGGACTGGGCCGAGCTGCTCGGCGACTGGCTCACCCAGCGCCTGTGCCAGCCGCTGCTGCGCGGTGCCGCCGGCGAGGTGCGCCTGACCGCGCTCTCGGCGTGGCGCACCGAACTCGAATTCTGGCTGCCGGCGACGGCGGCCTGGAGCGCGCCCCTCGATCGCCTGGTGAGCCGGCTGGAGCCGCTGCCCGGGCAGCGCCCGCGGCTGGCGCCGCGCAAGCTCAACGGCATGCTCAAGGGCTATATCGATCTGGTGTTCGAGGCCCACGGGCGCTGGTACGTGCTCGACTGGAAATCCAACCATCTCGGCGATGACCCCGCCGACTATATGGGCGAGCGGCTGGCGGCGGCGATGGTCGCCCACCGTTACGATCTGCAGTACGTGCTCTACGTGCTGGCGCTGCATCGGCTGCTCGCGGCGCGCCTGGAGGATTATGACTATGCCCGCCACATGGGCGGGGCCTGCTATGTGTTCCTGCGCGGACTAGCGCCGGCGGCTGTCGATACGGCGCCCGACCCCGCGCCGGGGGCTGTCCGTGAGGTGCCTGCCGATACGGCGCCCGACCCCGCGCCGGGGGCTGTCCATGAGGTGCCTGCCGATACGCCGCCCGACGCCGCGCCAGAAGCTGTCCGTGAGGTGCTTGCCGACCCCGCGCCGGGGGCTTTCAATACGGCGCCCGACGCCGCGCCGGGTGTGTTCTTCCGGCGCCCGTCACAGGCACTGATCGAGGCGCTGGATGCCTGGCTCGATGGCGACGAGGGCCCGGCCAATGCGCTGCTGGCAATGGCCGAGGAGATCGAGACATGA
- the recD gene encoding exodeoxyribonuclease V subunit alpha — MTQDRGTTSQPRESGQFALDLAAPAPMVLQREGLFAALALWVELGWLRQLDRHFARFLAAHDGDHDNDHTTGGGPLVWLAGALVSHQAGRGHVCLSLTRTLAAPHSALSLPPLDGGEPPATPVTLPEQLLAGLDLADWCERLAASPLVASAETAVTSATPLVLEGERLYLRRYWQAERGVAARLRQRLGGTLPVSDAMAAPLAELFAGNARSAADPATHGPDWQRVACALALRQRLTIISGGPGTGKTTTVTRLLALLQQQALDAGAALRIRLAAPTGKAAARLSESIAGAVAKLPVAEHVRAAIPQEAQTLHRLLGARPDTRHFRHDAETPLSLDLLVVDEASMVDLEMMAALLAALPPQARLILLGDKDQLASVEAGSVLGDLCVGAGVEREVGYTEATRAYLARVGGESLPPAMGANPLADHVAMLRRSFRFHADSGIGALARAANAGEGDAFLDCLGAGYADIERIASEGAAFERRVVDGYRALFAALARGAPAGELLALQGRFQVLCALRRGEWGVEGLNARIAQILLRQGFIARTDGWYAGRPVMVTHNDPQLGLYNGDLGLTLADAEGRLRVCFVQGDGVRQVLPSRLDAAATAFAMTVHKSQGSEFEHVLFVLPARANPIVTRELIYTGVTRARSRLSLALAAGAGQSRTLREAIARRVVRESAIAERLLCDAPAHERDERALETPRP, encoded by the coding sequence ATGACCCAGGATCGCGGCACGACATCGCAGCCGCGCGAGAGTGGCCAGTTCGCGCTCGACCTGGCGGCGCCGGCGCCGATGGTGCTGCAGCGTGAGGGGCTGTTCGCGGCCCTGGCACTGTGGGTCGAGCTGGGCTGGCTGCGTCAGCTCGACCGCCACTTCGCGCGCTTTCTCGCCGCCCACGATGGCGATCACGATAACGATCACACCACCGGCGGCGGCCCGCTGGTGTGGCTGGCGGGAGCGCTGGTGAGCCATCAGGCGGGGCGCGGCCATGTCTGCCTGTCACTAACGCGCACACTGGCGGCGCCGCACTCGGCGCTGTCGCTGCCGCCACTGGATGGCGGCGAGCCACCGGCCACGCCGGTGACGCTGCCGGAGCAGCTACTGGCCGGACTCGATCTCGCCGACTGGTGTGAGCGGCTGGCAGCCTCGCCACTGGTGGCCAGCGCCGAGACCGCCGTCACCAGCGCCACGCCGCTGGTGCTGGAGGGGGAGCGGCTCTATCTGCGCCGCTACTGGCAGGCGGAGCGCGGGGTCGCGGCGCGGCTGCGCCAGCGGTTGGGCGGTACGCTCCCGGTGAGCGACGCCATGGCCGCGCCGCTGGCAGAGCTCTTCGCCGGCAACGCGCGCTCGGCGGCTGATCCAGCGACGCACGGCCCCGACTGGCAGCGGGTCGCCTGCGCGCTGGCGCTGCGCCAGCGGCTGACGATCATCTCCGGCGGCCCGGGCACCGGCAAGACCACCACGGTGACGCGGCTGCTGGCGCTGTTGCAGCAGCAGGCGCTGGACGCCGGGGCGGCGCTGCGGATCCGCCTGGCTGCACCCACCGGCAAGGCCGCCGCGCGGCTGTCGGAGTCGATCGCCGGCGCGGTGGCCAAGCTACCGGTGGCGGAACACGTGCGCGCGGCGATTCCGCAGGAGGCACAGACCCTGCACCGGCTGCTCGGGGCGCGGCCGGACACGCGCCATTTCCGCCACGACGCCGAGACGCCACTGAGTCTCGACCTGCTGGTGGTCGATGAGGCCTCGATGGTCGATCTGGAGATGATGGCCGCGCTGCTGGCGGCGCTGCCGCCCCAGGCGCGGCTGATCCTGCTCGGCGACAAGGATCAGCTCGCCTCGGTGGAGGCGGGCTCGGTGCTCGGCGATCTCTGCGTGGGTGCCGGGGTAGAGCGTGAGGTCGGCTACACCGAGGCGACCCGCGCCTATCTGGCACGGGTCGGTGGCGAGTCGCTGCCGCCGGCGATGGGCGCCAACCCGCTGGCCGATCATGTGGCGATGCTGCGCCGCAGCTTTCGCTTCCACGCCGACAGCGGTATTGGCGCGCTGGCGCGGGCCGCCAATGCCGGCGAGGGTGACGCCTTCCTCGACTGTCTGGGGGCGGGCTATGCCGATATCGAACGTATCGCCAGCGAGGGTGCGGCCTTCGAGCGCCGCGTGGTGGACGGCTACCGGGCGCTGTTCGCGGCCCTCGCCCGCGGTGCGCCCGCCGGCGAGCTGCTGGCGCTGCAGGGCCGTTTCCAGGTGCTGTGCGCCCTGCGCCGGGGGGAGTGGGGCGTCGAGGGGCTCAACGCGCGCATTGCCCAGATTCTGCTTCGCCAGGGGTTCATCGCGCGCACCGACGGCTGGTATGCCGGGCGCCCGGTGATGGTGACCCACAACGACCCTCAGCTGGGGCTCTACAACGGCGACCTGGGGCTGACCCTGGCCGACGCCGAGGGGCGTCTGCGGGTCTGCTTCGTGCAGGGGGATGGCGTGCGCCAGGTGCTGCCCTCGCGCCTGGATGCCGCCGCCACTGCCTTCGCCATGACCGTGCACAAGTCCCAGGGCTCGGAGTTCGAGCATGTGCTGTTCGTGCTGCCGGCGCGGGCCAACCCGATCGTCACCCGCGAGCTGATCTACACTGGCGTCACCCGGGCACGTTCACGTCTGAGCCTGGCGCTGGCGGCGGGGGCCGGGCAGAGCCGCACGCTGCGCGAGGCGATCGCCCGACGCGTGGTGCGCGAGAGCGCGATCGCCGAGCGCCTGTTGTGCGATGCGCCCGCACACGAGAGAGACGAGCGCGCGCTCGAAACGCCGCGGCCCTGA
- a CDS encoding creatininase family protein, which produces MTDVQRVLHWQDLTGPELAAQVDARTVAVLPLAAIEQHGAHLPLSTDLDIGLGLLAAATSELDNHELRNSGTVVVLPPLALGASLEHTAFCGTLSLMPEAAIGVIEALGEAVSRAGIRRLVLFNSHGGNKAVIDLAALKLRAAHAMLVVKANYFRFAPPPEALPAAELRHGLHGGALETAMMLHLAPEKVRREALTNAISEAQRQADAGARLGPEGDAGYAWMAQDLHPSGVTGDATLADAATGRRLVVHFATRLAEVIEAAAEFDLSTLR; this is translated from the coding sequence ATGACCGACGTGCAACGCGTTCTCCACTGGCAGGATCTGACCGGCCCGGAGCTGGCCGCGCAGGTCGACGCACGCACGGTGGCGGTACTGCCGCTGGCGGCGATCGAGCAGCATGGCGCGCATCTGCCGCTCTCCACCGATCTGGATATCGGACTGGGCCTGCTGGCAGCCGCCACGTCCGAGCTGGACAACCACGAGCTGCGCAACTCGGGCACGGTGGTGGTGCTGCCGCCGCTGGCGCTGGGGGCGAGTCTCGAACACACCGCCTTCTGCGGCACCCTGAGCCTGATGCCGGAGGCGGCGATCGGCGTGATCGAGGCGCTGGGGGAGGCGGTGAGCCGGGCCGGTATCCGCCGCCTGGTGCTGTTCAACAGCCACGGCGGCAACAAGGCGGTGATCGATCTGGCCGCGCTCAAGCTGCGCGCGGCCCATGCCATGCTGGTGGTCAAGGCCAACTACTTCCGCTTCGCCCCGCCGCCCGAGGCGCTCCCCGCCGCCGAGCTGCGCCACGGCCTCCACGGCGGTGCGCTGGAGACCGCCATGATGCTGCATCTGGCGCCGGAGAAGGTGCGCCGCGAGGCGCTGACCAACGCGATTTCCGAGGCCCAGCGTCAGGCCGATGCTGGCGCACGGCTGGGTCCCGAGGGCGACGCCGGCTACGCCTGGATGGCTCAGGATCTGCACCCGAGCGGGGTTACCGGGGATGCCACGCTGGCCGATGCCGCTACCGGGCGTCGACTGGTGGTGCACTTCGCGACGCGACTGGCAGAGGTGATCGAGGCCGCTGCCGAGTTCGATCTCTCGACGTTGCGCTAG
- the ribA gene encoding GTP cyclohydrolase II RibA, which translates to MRQVERAIFDLRRGLPVLVRAEGSDVMVHPLEGCDDEALAALQALSGSQPTLALTRHRLARLGVETEHAAALLPIDAADTAEEVIAWASAEDQRLPADSRPRAASSGAQAALEMMRIGLLIPAAVVADVTAERRAQVEALVAEGSVLALPAEQVAAYAEHRSHFLKRTSEAQIPLSHAEESRFVMFREADGMREHIAILIGDPQAWNDAVPVRLHSACLTGDLFGSLRCDCGEQLRESVRAIDERGGGVLLYLAQEGRGIGLANKLRAYTLQDGGLDTVDADQVLGFGEDERTYGVALEMLEQLKIQRIELLTNNPEKLNAMAQGGIEVVNRRGVYGKLTRQNRRYLDAKAKRAGHWLEEVLGQESDSRVAPFKRPVTK; encoded by the coding sequence ATGCGACAGGTAGAGCGAGCGATTTTCGACCTGAGACGCGGCCTGCCGGTACTGGTACGGGCCGAGGGTAGCGATGTCATGGTCCATCCGCTGGAAGGCTGCGACGACGAGGCACTGGCGGCCCTGCAGGCGCTGAGCGGCAGCCAGCCGACCCTGGCCCTGACCCGCCACCGCCTGGCCCGGCTGGGGGTCGAGACCGAACACGCCGCAGCGCTGCTGCCGATCGACGCCGCCGACACCGCCGAGGAGGTGATCGCCTGGGCCAGCGCCGAGGACCAGCGCCTGCCCGCCGACAGCCGCCCGAGAGCGGCTTCATCCGGCGCTCAGGCGGCGCTGGAGATGATGCGTATCGGCCTGCTGATCCCGGCGGCGGTGGTGGCCGACGTTACCGCCGAGCGCCGCGCCCAGGTCGAAGCGCTGGTCGCCGAAGGCTCGGTGCTGGCGCTGCCCGCCGAGCAGGTCGCGGCCTACGCCGAGCACCGCTCGCACTTTCTCAAGCGCACCAGCGAAGCGCAGATCCCGCTCTCCCACGCCGAGGAGAGCCGCTTCGTGATGTTCCGCGAGGCCGACGGCATGCGCGAGCACATCGCCATCCTGATCGGTGACCCGCAGGCCTGGAACGATGCCGTGCCAGTGCGTCTGCACTCGGCCTGTCTCACCGGCGACCTGTTCGGCAGCCTGCGCTGCGACTGCGGCGAGCAGCTGCGCGAGAGCGTGCGCGCGATCGACGAGCGCGGCGGCGGCGTGCTGCTCTATCTGGCCCAGGAGGGGCGCGGTATCGGCCTGGCCAACAAGCTGCGCGCCTACACCCTGCAGGATGGCGGGCTCGACACCGTGGATGCCGATCAGGTACTCGGCTTCGGTGAGGACGAGCGCACCTATGGTGTCGCCCTGGAGATGCTCGAACAGCTGAAGATCCAGCGCATCGAGCTGCTCACCAACAACCCGGAGAAGCTCAACGCCATGGCCCAGGGCGGCATTGAAGTGGTCAATCGGCGCGGCGTCTACGGCAAACTGACGCGGCAGAACCGGCGCTATCTGGATGCCAAGGCCAAGCGCGCCGGCCACTGGCTGGAAGAGGTGCTGGGCCAGGAGAGCGATAGCCGAGTGGCGCCGTTCAAGCGCCCGGTGACCAAGTAA
- a CDS encoding RibD family protein — MTTSFESATMIDTPLAWRWIRDIAAATRRQRFDGRVERDGLRLEVDAEGSWHSDAEASSDAAQLLSIWLPWCVADLSRGPRLIAQLGQSLDGRIATVSGASHYVTGPLSLVHLHRTRALVDAVVVGAGTVDADDPQLTVRHVEGDNPLRVVLDPRARVCATRGVFTRDPAPTWHLVAAARAAQATAEMAAQGADHVTVKPLRVDAAGADPAEVVALLAEGGCRRILVEGGGLTISRFLDAGRLDRLHSVVAPMIIGSGRPALTLPEIETLDRALRPACRHFSLGEDMLFDFDLRRGVAT; from the coding sequence ATGACCACCAGTTTCGAGAGCGCCACGATGATCGATACGCCGCTCGCCTGGCGTTGGATTCGTGATATCGCCGCGGCGACGCGACGCCAGCGTTTCGACGGCAGGGTCGAGCGAGACGGTCTGCGCCTCGAGGTCGATGCCGAAGGTAGCTGGCACAGCGATGCCGAGGCGAGCAGCGACGCGGCGCAGCTGCTGTCGATCTGGCTGCCCTGGTGCGTCGCCGATCTCAGCCGGGGTCCGCGGCTCATCGCCCAGCTCGGCCAGAGTCTGGATGGGCGCATCGCCACGGTCAGCGGCGCCTCCCACTACGTCACCGGCCCCCTCAGTCTGGTTCATCTTCACCGCACCCGCGCGCTGGTGGATGCGGTGGTGGTCGGTGCCGGCACGGTGGACGCCGATGACCCCCAACTGACGGTGCGCCACGTGGAGGGCGACAATCCGCTGCGGGTGGTCCTCGATCCGCGCGCCCGGGTCTGCGCCACGCGGGGGGTATTCACCCGCGACCCGGCCCCGACCTGGCATCTGGTGGCCGCGGCGCGCGCCGCGCAGGCCACTGCCGAGATGGCCGCCCAGGGCGCTGATCACGTCACGGTCAAGCCGCTGCGTGTCGATGCCGCCGGGGCCGATCCGGCCGAGGTGGTGGCGCTGCTGGCCGAGGGCGGCTGCCGGCGCATTCTGGTCGAGGGCGGCGGTCTGACCATCTCGCGCTTCCTCGACGCTGGCCGGCTCGATCGTCTGCACAGCGTAGTGGCACCGATGATCATCGGCTCCGGCCGCCCGGCGCTGACGCTGCCCGAGATCGAGACGCTGGACCGGGCGCTGCGTCCCGCCTGCCGCCACTTCAGCCTGGGCGAAGACATGCTGTTCGACTTCGACCTGCGCCGTGGTGTGGCGACCTGA
- a CDS encoding lysylphosphatidylglycerol synthase transmembrane domain-containing protein: MRSRHAALLRLGVTLALLATLAWQLNTGEIVARLGALSPLWVVAGIALSLPQVMISAWRWRLTAHHVGIALPWPRALREYYLATFLNQVLPGGVMGDATRAWRHGSHTDAGQRGAAIRAVVIERASGQIALVLVALVTLAAAAPLREAIVANLGSARLSWGWAIAATALLALIAVASLWRRRLGRALARLGQDLRQALLGSHVWPRQLLSSLLVVATYVSVFVCAARALELPRSLDVLLPLIPPLLLAMAIPLSVAGWGLREGAAALIWPLAGLPAQEGVTLSITYGLLILLGSLPGALVLARDHWAERRHDSVAPRAAVASDREIG; the protein is encoded by the coding sequence GTGAGATCCCGGCATGCCGCGCTGCTGCGCCTGGGGGTCACCCTGGCGCTGCTGGCCACGCTCGCCTGGCAGTTGAACACCGGCGAGATCGTGGCACGGCTCGGCGCGCTGTCGCCCCTGTGGGTCGTTGCGGGCATCGCGCTGAGCCTGCCCCAGGTCATGATTTCCGCCTGGCGCTGGCGTCTCACCGCGCACCATGTGGGCATCGCCCTGCCCTGGCCCCGCGCTCTGCGCGAGTACTACCTGGCGACCTTCCTCAATCAGGTCCTGCCCGGTGGCGTGATGGGTGATGCCACCCGCGCCTGGCGCCACGGCAGCCACACCGATGCCGGCCAGCGCGGCGCGGCGATCCGCGCGGTGGTGATCGAACGCGCCTCGGGGCAGATCGCGCTGGTGCTGGTCGCCCTGGTCACCCTGGCGGCGGCAGCGCCGCTGCGCGAGGCCATCGTCGCCAACCTGGGTAGCGCGCGCCTGAGCTGGGGATGGGCCATCGCCGCCACGGCGCTATTGGCACTGATCGCGGTGGCCAGCCTCTGGCGTCGGCGACTGGGCCGAGCGCTGGCGCGGCTGGGGCAGGATCTGCGTCAGGCGCTGCTGGGGTCCCATGTCTGGCCGCGCCAGTTGCTCAGTTCCCTGCTGGTGGTGGCCACTTACGTGTCCGTGTTCGTGTGCGCCGCCCGGGCGCTGGAGCTGCCGCGCTCGCTGGACGTGCTGCTGCCGCTGATTCCGCCGCTGCTGCTGGCGATGGCAATCCCGCTGAGCGTGGCCGGCTGGGGATTGCGCGAAGGTGCCGCGGCGCTGATCTGGCCACTGGCCGGGCTGCCGGCCCAGGAGGGGGTGACCCTGTCGATCACCTACGGCCTGCTGATCCTGCTGGGCAGTCTGCCCGGCGCCCTGGTACTGGCCCGCGACCACTGGGCCGAGCGGCGCCACGACAGTGTCGCGCCGCGGGCCGCCGTGGCCAGCGACAGGGAGATCGGCTGA